A single region of the Drosophila takahashii strain IR98-3 E-12201 chromosome 2R, DtakHiC1v2, whole genome shotgun sequence genome encodes:
- the Pal1 gene encoding peptidyl-alpha-hydroxyglycine alpha-amidating lyase 1 isoform X3, with protein sequence MHSSDSAKCLGSKSLAICCLLLHIFLFLQPAVSQTQSSQRYLPNMDNNSNNERLQQILKGSGAGSGVTQLNWPQPPKATIPDVKTELAKLNNTFVYQNAWPANNVKLGAVTAVSFDKAGNVVIFHRVDRIWGQTTFDNRNQYQEKYRGPIRESTILALEPATGKVQYDWGKNFFYMPHGLTVDPEDNVWLTDVAMHQVFKFPPRGGDGKPLLTLGEAFQPGSGLKFCKPTSVAVLDNGDFFVADGYCNARILKYSRSGERILSWGQNTFSGISYDVAPPNYFAIPHALTLVPELQLLCAADRENGRVQCFSSSNGTFHSQYHSQLIGDRLFSMAYTPAAGEWINLLLVSVFMRCHKNLSTF encoded by the exons ATGCATTCCAGTGACAGCGCCAAATGTCTGGGCAGCAAATCCCTGGCAATCTGTTGCCTGCTCCTCCACATCTTCCTCTTCCTTCAGCCAGCGGTGTCACAG ACTCAAAGTTCGCAGCGCTATCTGCCAAATAtggacaacaacagcaacaacgagAGACTGCAGCAGATTCTCAAGGGATCCGGAGCAGGATCGGGGGTCACGCAGCTCAACTGGCCACAGCCGCCCAAGGCGACGATTCCCGATGTCAAGACTGAGCTGGCCAAACTGAACAACA CTTTCGTATACCAAAACGCCTGGCCGGCGAACAATGTGAAGCTGGGAGCTGTGACCGCCGTCAGCTTCGACAAGGCCGGCAACGTGGTGATCTTCCATCGCGTGGACCGCATCTGGGGTCAGACCACCTTTGACAACAGGAACCAGTACCAGGAGAAGTACCGCGGACCCATCAGGGAGAGCACCATCCTGGCATTGGAGCCGGCAACGGGCAAAGTGCAATACGACTGGGGCAAGAATTT CTTCTACATGCCACATGGTCTGACCGTGGACCCCGAGGACAACGTTTGGCTGACGGACGTGGCCATGCATCAGGTTTTCAAGTTCCCGCCTCGCGGAGGCGACGGGAAACCACTGCTCACCCTCGGCGAGGCCTTCCAACCGGGCTCCGGGCTGAAATTCTGCAAGCCCACCTCGGTGGCAGTTTTGGACAACGGCGACTTCTTCGTGGCGGATGGCTACTGCAATGCCCGCATCCTCAAGTACTCGCGATCGGGAGAGCGTATTCTTTCCTGGGGACAGAACACCTTCTCCGGCATATCGTACGACGTGGCGCCGCCGAACTACTTCGCCATCCCCCACGCCCTCACTCTCGTTCCGGAGCTGCAGCTGCTATGTGCGGCGGACAGAGAGAACGGGCGGGTGCAGTGCTTCTCCTCCAGCAACGGCACCTTCCACTCGCAGTACCACAGCCAGCTGATAGGCGACCGTCTCTTCAGCATGGCCTACACCCCGGCAGCGGGTGAGTGGATCAATCTTCTCCTGGTATCGGTTTTCATGAGGTGTCACAAGAATCTTTCGACGTTTTGA
- the Pdrg1 gene encoding p53 and DNA damage-regulated protein 1 yields MSQADLDKSIEIITKTEELADKIMANKQELTVMDKRRQETREAMRLMEKSEDKKVWITIGSMLVKMQKEKALDLLKKDQQQIEQQINLIYSDQKVLVNKHRDLEFKSPFSGTNLKPLGKKEFDALKANLPLL; encoded by the exons ATGTCGCAAGCAGATCTGGACAAAAGCATTGAGATAATAACCAAGACCGAGGAGTTGGCCGACAAAATAATGGCCAACAAGCAGGAACTGACGGTAATGGATAAACGACGCCAGGAAACCCGGGAAGCAATGCGCCTGATGGAGAAGTCTGAGGACAAGAAGGTTTGGATCACAATTGGCAGCATGCTTGTCAAAATGCAGAAGGAGAAGGCTTTGGATCTGCTTAAGAAAG ATCAACAGCAAATTGAGCAGCAAATCAACCTGATTTACTCGGACCAGAAAGTGCTGGTCAACAAACATCGCGATTTGGAATTCAAATCGCCCTTCTCGGGCACTAATCTCAAGCCCCTGGGAAAGAAGGAGTTCGATGCTCTGAAAGCTAATCTACCATTGCTGTGA